From one Alphaproteobacteria bacterium genomic stretch:
- a CDS encoding crotonase/enoyl-CoA hydratase family protein, with the protein MPSGESEAAQPAPPLPELGEDTVTYDTGTPKLSFEVDGPVAVVAICRPEVRNALDNETADALTAALRTFDADDALRVCVLTGSGGSFCAGADLKALSAGQDYRPWAGDPDGPCHDVLSKPVIAAVAGFACAGGLGLALRCDLRVAEETATFAVLSRRWGVPMSDGTTVRLPRLVGAGRALDMLLTARKVTGAEALAMGLADRLVPEGQALPAAMALAQEIAAFPQIALRSDRLSTLRQWDLSLPEAFAQEMELAAEARRVEARSGAARFAAGAGRHGAKADA; encoded by the coding sequence ATGCCCTCCGGGGAATCCGAGGCGGCTCAACCCGCACCGCCTCTGCCGGAGCTTGGAGAAGATACCGTGACCTATGATACCGGCACGCCGAAACTGTCCTTCGAAGTGGACGGTCCTGTCGCGGTCGTTGCCATCTGCCGACCGGAGGTGCGCAACGCGCTCGATAACGAGACGGCGGACGCGCTGACCGCGGCGCTCCGTACGTTCGACGCGGACGATGCCCTGCGGGTTTGCGTCCTGACCGGCTCGGGCGGCTCCTTCTGCGCCGGCGCCGACCTGAAGGCCCTGTCCGCCGGGCAGGACTATCGGCCCTGGGCCGGCGATCCGGACGGCCCCTGCCATGACGTGCTGTCGAAACCGGTGATCGCGGCCGTGGCCGGCTTCGCCTGTGCGGGCGGGCTCGGCCTTGCGCTTCGCTGCGATCTGCGCGTGGCGGAAGAAACCGCGACCTTCGCGGTTCTCTCGCGCCGGTGGGGCGTTCCGATGAGCGACGGAACCACCGTCCGCCTGCCACGGCTGGTCGGCGCGGGGCGGGCGCTGGACATGCTGTTGACCGCCCGCAAGGTGACCGGAGCCGAGGCGCTGGCCATGGGGCTTGCCGACCGGCTCGTTCCGGAAGGACAGGCCTTGCCGGCGGCGATGGCCCTTGCCCAGGAAATTGCGGCCTTCCCGCAAATCGCCCTGCGCTCGGATCGCCTGTCAACGTTGCGGCAATGGGACCTGTCGCTGCCGGAAGCCTTCGCGCAGGAAATGGAACTGGCGGCGGAGGCACGCCGGGTGGAGGCCCGTTCGGGAGCGGCGCGATTTGCCGCCGGGGCCGGGCGCCATGGCGCCAAGGCGGACGCCTGA